A genomic region of Tsukamurella pulmonis contains the following coding sequences:
- a CDS encoding ABC transporter substrate-binding protein, whose translation MKASSPLRGVFRAATVTVAAIAMVGTATACSSGGSSDGDGQIAIISKGYQHQFWKAVNKGAEDAAKEMGKTITFEGPDNETQVEKQVQLLQTALDRNPSAIAIAALDSAAVAPILQQAKDKGIPVVAFDSGVDSDIPVTTASTDNKAAAAEAAKRMAELVGGTGEIGVVAHDQTSKTGVDRRDGFLDWIKANAPGITIVDVQYGGDPAKAADLAATMLQAHPNMVGLYGTNEGAATGIVNAAQRSGKSGLKIVGFDSGAAQIDAIRSGLMAGAITQNPVGIGRETVAAAVKAIKGESLPKNIDTGFYWYDKTNLDDPQIAGSLYR comes from the coding sequence ATGAAGGCTTCCTCGCCCCTCCGGGGCGTGTTCCGGGCGGCGACGGTGACCGTCGCGGCGATCGCGATGGTCGGTACGGCGACCGCGTGTTCCAGCGGCGGTTCGTCGGACGGTGACGGGCAGATCGCCATCATCTCGAAGGGGTACCAGCACCAGTTCTGGAAGGCCGTCAACAAGGGGGCCGAGGACGCGGCGAAGGAGATGGGTAAGACCATCACCTTCGAGGGGCCGGACAACGAGACACAGGTCGAGAAGCAGGTGCAGTTGCTGCAGACCGCGCTCGATCGGAACCCGTCGGCGATCGCGATCGCCGCCCTCGATTCGGCAGCGGTCGCACCGATCCTGCAGCAGGCCAAGGACAAAGGCATCCCGGTCGTCGCCTTCGACTCCGGCGTCGACAGCGACATCCCGGTGACCACCGCGTCGACGGACAACAAGGCCGCGGCGGCCGAGGCCGCCAAGCGCATGGCCGAGCTCGTCGGCGGCACCGGTGAGATCGGCGTCGTCGCGCACGATCAGACGTCGAAGACGGGCGTGGACCGGCGCGACGGCTTCCTGGACTGGATCAAGGCCAACGCGCCCGGCATCACGATCGTCGACGTCCAGTACGGCGGCGACCCGGCGAAGGCGGCGGACCTCGCGGCCACGATGCTGCAGGCGCATCCGAACATGGTCGGCCTGTACGGCACCAACGAGGGCGCGGCGACGGGCATCGTCAACGCCGCCCAGCGCAGCGGGAAGAGCGGGCTCAAGATCGTCGGCTTCGACTCGGGCGCGGCGCAGATCGACGCCATCCGCTCCGGGCTGATGGCCGGCGCCATCACCCAGAACCCGGTGGGCATCGGCCGCGAGACCGTGGCGGCGGCGGTGAAGGCGATCAAGGGCGAGTCGCTGCCCAAGAACATCGACACCGGCTTCTACTGGTACGACAAGACCAACCTGGACGATCCCCAGATCGCGGGCAGCCTCTACCGCTGA
- a CDS encoding DUF3060 domain-containing protein produces MSSSRRILATAATVGLAAVLAPVGAASAAPGDVFGSGMTQTVHCMSDGVNVKGDRNTLSIVAHCDLLMVTGNDNVITVTSPLKTLVVTGRDNVVKCEWTTGTTVSDRGFGNTVKC; encoded by the coding sequence ATGTCCTCGTCGCGCCGCATCCTCGCCACCGCCGCCACCGTCGGCCTCGCCGCCGTGCTCGCGCCCGTCGGCGCCGCCTCCGCCGCGCCGGGGGACGTCTTCGGCAGCGGCATGACGCAGACCGTCCACTGCATGTCTGACGGTGTGAACGTCAAGGGCGACCGCAACACCCTGTCGATCGTCGCCCACTGCGACCTGCTCATGGTCACCGGCAACGACAACGTGATCACCGTGACCAGCCCCCTGAAGACCCTCGTGGTGACCGGCCGCGACAACGTGGTCAAGTGCGAGTGGACCACCGGCACCACGGTCAGCGACAGGGGCTTCGGAAACACCGTCAAGTGCTGA
- a CDS encoding MDR family MFS transporter, producing MAPHTEQMDHSTTDLTKPAAERTATAGRTPLVIKLLVAATFVVILNETIMINAIPRLMTDFHVDARAAQWLSTVFMLTMAAVIPVTGWFLQRVSTRTAYAVAMATFSVGTALAAAAPTFEVLLAARVVQAGGTAVMMPLLMTTLMTVVPESDRGRVMGQVTLAMSCAPALGPAVSGVILHLGSWRLIFVFVLPIAVLVGIAGLRQLENVGETENTPVSWVSVALAAGGFGSLVYGLSEIGTGEWTGPVLTVLAGVLLIAAFAAYQVRLQGREMPLLDLRALRHRTFTVSLLLMTAGFMAFLGSMILLPLYLQELRGLSELQTGLLVMPGGLAMGLLGPQVGKLYDRVGARPVVIPGAIGMVLALAALGRIGATTPYAVVVALHIALMVSLAAVFTPVFTVGLGDLPEHLYSHGSSLLGTLQQVAGAIGTAALIVVMSNRTTQLTEAGAPQPEAYVGGLEWAFTAAALMGAVVVIASLFLPAKADGAAPSTPVH from the coding sequence ATGGCCCCGCACACTGAACAGATGGACCACTCGACCACCGACCTGACGAAGCCCGCCGCCGAGCGGACCGCCACGGCCGGGCGCACGCCGTTGGTGATCAAACTACTGGTCGCGGCGACGTTCGTCGTGATCCTCAACGAGACGATCATGATCAACGCGATCCCGCGCCTCATGACCGACTTCCACGTCGACGCCCGCGCGGCGCAGTGGCTCTCCACCGTCTTCATGCTCACCATGGCCGCGGTGATCCCGGTGACGGGCTGGTTCCTGCAGCGCGTGAGCACCCGCACCGCGTACGCGGTGGCGATGGCGACGTTCAGCGTCGGCACCGCCCTTGCCGCAGCCGCTCCGACGTTCGAGGTGCTGCTGGCGGCCCGGGTGGTCCAGGCCGGCGGTACCGCGGTGATGATGCCGCTGCTGATGACCACGCTGATGACCGTCGTCCCGGAGAGCGACCGCGGCCGCGTGATGGGGCAGGTCACCCTCGCCATGTCGTGCGCACCCGCCCTCGGGCCGGCGGTGTCGGGCGTGATCCTGCACCTCGGCTCGTGGCGGCTGATCTTCGTCTTCGTCCTCCCGATCGCGGTGCTGGTGGGCATCGCCGGTCTGCGGCAGTTGGAGAACGTCGGCGAGACCGAGAACACGCCCGTCAGCTGGGTCAGCGTCGCGCTCGCCGCGGGCGGCTTCGGCAGCCTCGTCTACGGCTTGAGCGAGATCGGTACCGGCGAGTGGACCGGACCCGTCCTCACCGTGCTCGCCGGCGTGCTGCTCATCGCCGCCTTCGCGGCCTACCAGGTGCGCCTGCAGGGGCGGGAGATGCCGCTGCTCGACCTGCGCGCGCTCCGCCACCGCACCTTCACGGTCTCACTGCTGCTGATGACCGCGGGCTTCATGGCCTTCCTCGGCTCGATGATCCTGCTTCCCCTCTACCTGCAGGAACTGCGCGGACTCTCCGAGCTGCAAACCGGTCTGCTCGTGATGCCGGGCGGCCTCGCGATGGGCCTGCTCGGCCCGCAGGTCGGCAAGCTCTACGACCGAGTGGGCGCCCGTCCCGTGGTGATCCCCGGCGCGATCGGCATGGTGCTCGCGCTGGCCGCGCTCGGCCGCATCGGAGCCACCACGCCCTACGCCGTCGTCGTCGCGCTGCACATCGCGCTGATGGTCTCCCTCGCCGCGGTGTTCACCCCGGTCTTCACGGTCGGCCTCGGTGACCTGCCGGAGCACCTGTACTCGCACGGTTCCTCGCTGCTCGGCACGCTGCAGCAGGTCGCGGGCGCGATCGGGACCGCCGCACTCATCGTGGTCATGTCCAACCGCACCACGCAGCTGACGGAGGCGGGCGCGCCGCAGCCGGAGGCGTACGTCGGTGGCCTCGAATGGGCCTTCACCGCGGCCGCGCTGATGGGCGCCGTGGTCGTCATCGCGTCCTTGTTCCTGCCCGCCAAGGCCGACGGTGCCGCCCCGTCGACTCCCGTGCACTGA
- a CDS encoding ABC transporter permease has protein sequence MTATAAPPTPDQDSRGGFALTSWIRGQMQQFLAFVSLIVIVVFFSLASPNFLTAGNLTGILVASVTIGLLALGTTIVIITGGIDLSIGTAMILSGIMTGVFLVHWNLPLWVGVIGGVLFGAFVGLVNGIVVAYLGIPPFIATLAMMLVTIGASLVISGTEPIRFTSVEGFSALANKSLVPGARIPVSVLLLALMAVIAGIVLAKTKLGRYAYAIGSNEEATRLSGVNVKNWKVVVYTFSGFFVGLAGVLAAARLNSAQPTGGQGLELEAIAAVVIGGTSLAGGRGTITGTVIGILIMSVLTNGLRIMSIPQEWQSIAVGVVILVAVYIDIVRKRS, from the coding sequence ATGACCGCGACCGCCGCGCCGCCCACGCCCGACCAGGACAGTCGCGGAGGGTTCGCGCTGACCTCCTGGATCCGTGGGCAGATGCAGCAGTTCCTGGCCTTCGTCAGTCTGATCGTGATCGTCGTGTTCTTCTCGCTCGCGAGCCCGAACTTCCTGACGGCCGGCAATCTCACGGGCATTCTCGTCGCCTCGGTGACGATCGGTCTGCTCGCCCTCGGCACCACCATCGTGATCATCACCGGCGGCATCGACCTGTCGATCGGCACGGCGATGATCCTGTCGGGCATCATGACCGGCGTCTTCCTCGTGCACTGGAACCTGCCCCTGTGGGTGGGCGTGATCGGCGGCGTCCTGTTCGGTGCGTTCGTGGGCCTCGTCAACGGCATCGTCGTCGCCTACCTCGGGATACCGCCGTTCATCGCGACATTGGCGATGATGTTGGTGACGATCGGTGCGTCGCTGGTGATCTCGGGCACCGAGCCGATCCGGTTCACGTCGGTCGAGGGGTTCAGCGCCCTCGCCAACAAGTCCTTGGTCCCGGGCGCACGCATCCCCGTCAGCGTGTTGCTGCTGGCGTTGATGGCGGTGATCGCCGGCATCGTGCTCGCGAAGACGAAGCTGGGCCGTTACGCGTACGCGATCGGCAGTAACGAGGAGGCGACCCGGCTCTCCGGCGTGAACGTCAAGAACTGGAAGGTGGTCGTCTACACCTTCTCCGGCTTCTTCGTCGGCCTGGCCGGTGTGCTCGCCGCCGCGCGGCTGAACTCCGCGCAACCCACCGGCGGGCAGGGCCTGGAGCTCGAGGCCATCGCCGCGGTGGTGATCGGCGGTACGTCCCTGGCCGGCGGCCGCGGCACGATCACCGGCACGGTGATCGGGATCCTCATCATGAGCGTGCTCACGAACGGCCTGCGGATCATGTCGATCCCGCAGGAGTGGCAGTCCATCGCGGTCGGCGTGGTGATCCTCGTCGCCGTCTACATCGACATCGTCCGCAAACGATCCTGA
- a CDS encoding VOC family protein, whose translation MDLFARLAVTDLPRAIAWGDILFGDVKAFAPNDVEHVWTLGEHVHVYAELLPQHAGHSSVTLFLDDYSAFLTAAGERGLRPDSEEVYDNGVRKAIFRDPDGNEVGIGGAPSSA comes from the coding sequence ATGGACCTGTTCGCACGCCTCGCCGTGACCGACCTGCCGCGGGCGATCGCCTGGGGCGACATACTCTTCGGCGATGTGAAGGCGTTCGCGCCCAACGACGTCGAGCACGTATGGACGCTGGGGGAGCACGTGCACGTCTACGCCGAGCTGCTGCCGCAGCACGCCGGTCACTCCTCGGTGACGCTGTTCCTCGACGACTACTCGGCCTTCCTCACTGCTGCGGGGGAGCGCGGGCTGCGACCCGATTCCGAGGAGGTCTACGACAACGGCGTCCGCAAGGCGATCTTCCGCGATCCCGACGGCAACGAGGTCGGCATCGGCGGCGCACCCTCGTCGGCCTGA
- a CDS encoding acryloyl-CoA reductase, which yields MTQYRALIAELADEAVTSRVETRDPVALEPGHLRVAVEFSGVNFKDALALTPGGGVVRQYPIVPGIDIAGTVVETTSDEFAVGDRVVAHGYEIGTARDGGYAEQAVVPADWAVRLSTLSTREAAAIGTAGFTAAMSVAAVVDAGIVPSDGPVVVTGATGGVGSTSIDLLSGLGYDVVASSGKPAAADRLRELGAAEVIGRLPLDPDAKPRPLGKSRWAAAVDCVGGKALADVISTLQYGGTVAASGLTGGAGLQTTVLPFILRGVTLAGIDSVLMPIAQRRALWQRIESGLRPQRLDLVANDIGIDGIGAVVDALRAGEYTGRAVVDLHRGW from the coding sequence ATGACCCAGTACCGGGCACTGATCGCCGAACTCGCCGACGAGGCCGTGACCTCGCGCGTCGAGACCCGCGATCCCGTCGCGCTGGAGCCCGGGCACCTGCGCGTGGCCGTCGAATTCTCCGGTGTGAATTTCAAGGACGCGCTGGCCCTCACCCCCGGCGGCGGCGTGGTGCGCCAGTACCCGATCGTCCCCGGCATCGACATCGCCGGCACCGTCGTCGAAACGACCTCGGACGAGTTCGCCGTGGGCGACCGGGTCGTCGCGCACGGCTACGAGATCGGCACCGCCCGCGACGGCGGCTACGCCGAACAGGCCGTCGTCCCGGCCGACTGGGCCGTCCGGCTGAGCACGCTGAGCACCCGCGAGGCCGCCGCGATCGGTACCGCCGGCTTCACCGCGGCGATGAGCGTCGCCGCCGTCGTCGACGCGGGTATCGTCCCCTCCGACGGGCCCGTCGTGGTCACGGGCGCGACCGGCGGAGTCGGCTCCACCAGCATCGATCTCCTCTCCGGCCTGGGCTACGACGTGGTCGCCTCGTCGGGCAAGCCCGCCGCCGCCGACCGTCTTCGCGAGCTCGGCGCCGCCGAGGTGATCGGGCGGCTCCCGCTCGACCCCGACGCCAAGCCCCGTCCCCTCGGGAAGAGCCGGTGGGCCGCCGCGGTCGACTGCGTGGGCGGCAAGGCCCTCGCCGACGTGATCAGCACCCTGCAGTACGGCGGCACCGTCGCCGCGAGCGGCCTGACCGGGGGTGCCGGACTGCAGACCACGGTCCTGCCGTTCATCCTGCGCGGCGTGACCCTCGCGGGCATCGACTCGGTGCTCATGCCGATCGCGCAGCGGCGCGCCCTGTGGCAGCGCATCGAATCCGGCTTGCGCCCCCAGCGCCTCGACCTGGTCGCCAACGACATCGGGATCGACGGCATCGGTGCCGTCGTCGACGCACTGCGTGCAGGTGAGTACACCGGCCGCGCCGTCGTGGACCTGCATCGCGGCTGGTGA
- a CDS encoding nitroreductase/quinone reductase family protein, whose protein sequence is MSRRAGTASTMPLQGMMNAVIRVLLRAPVASRFLGERLLTLYVVGRKSGRVFEVPVAYTKHDGHLLVGSPFAWGKNLRTGEPIEVQLAGRRRTADVQVVSDEAGVVELYGVIAADNKNFASFNEIGVTADGTPDPDDLRRAFDGGAKVFILTPR, encoded by the coding sequence ATGAGCCGCCGTGCGGGAACAGCCAGCACCATGCCCCTGCAGGGGATGATGAATGCGGTGATACGCGTGCTACTGCGGGCGCCGGTGGCGTCGAGGTTCCTCGGCGAGCGCCTGCTCACGCTGTACGTGGTGGGGCGGAAATCGGGAAGGGTCTTCGAGGTGCCCGTCGCCTACACGAAGCACGACGGGCACCTTCTCGTCGGTTCCCCCTTCGCGTGGGGCAAGAACCTTCGCACCGGCGAACCGATCGAGGTTCAGCTCGCAGGGCGCCGCCGCACCGCCGACGTCCAGGTCGTTTCCGACGAGGCCGGTGTGGTCGAGCTGTACGGCGTGATCGCAGCCGACAACAAGAACTTCGCCTCGTTCAACGAAATCGGCGTGACCGCCGACGGCACCCCCGATCCCGACGACTTGCGCCGGGCTTTCGACGGCGGCGCGAAGGTCTTCATCCTCACGCCGCGCTGA
- a CDS encoding VPGUxxT family thioredoxin-like (seleno)protein, type 2 has translation MRSVPRSSTDVNDRDRYSLGEHAELGDVRWRRDFDAAMSEAKKRNLPVLLLFQEIPGCSTCVNFGQGVLAHPLMVEMIESHFVPLAIFNNRDGADAEILRRFNEPAWNNPVVYFLSPDGDELIPKLTNRYDLISLHDKITGALTTSGTSVPDWFGLFRGDLLIEAGIAEGRRYETPCFWSGETSLAQLPGVISTDAGWIEGEEVVEIYFDPAATSADQLDRLARAEIFQHTDKRPFRLDAQPQFYLAKTPWRSVPMTRAQRTRINLEVAYGRDPSRYLSPRQLQGLDGSVADADRDPVGYRRDEAFRLR, from the coding sequence ATGCGATCGGTTCCCCGTTCCAGCACCGATGTCAACGACCGCGACCGCTACAGCCTCGGTGAGCATGCCGAACTCGGCGACGTGCGGTGGCGGCGCGACTTCGATGCGGCGATGTCCGAGGCGAAGAAGCGGAACCTGCCCGTGCTCCTGTTGTTCCAGGAGATCCCCGGCTGTTCCACCTGCGTGAACTTCGGCCAGGGCGTTCTGGCGCACCCGCTGATGGTCGAGATGATCGAGTCGCACTTCGTGCCGTTGGCGATCTTCAACAACCGCGACGGTGCGGACGCCGAGATCCTGCGCCGGTTCAACGAGCCCGCCTGGAACAACCCGGTGGTCTACTTCCTGTCCCCCGACGGCGACGAGCTGATTCCCAAGCTGACCAACCGCTACGACCTGATCTCGCTGCACGACAAGATCACCGGCGCGCTCACGACGTCGGGGACGTCGGTTCCGGACTGGTTCGGGCTGTTCCGGGGCGACCTCCTGATCGAGGCCGGAATCGCGGAAGGTCGGCGCTACGAGACGCCGTGCTTCTGGTCCGGCGAGACCAGCCTGGCCCAGCTTCCCGGCGTCATCTCCACCGACGCCGGATGGATCGAGGGCGAGGAGGTCGTCGAGATCTACTTCGATCCGGCCGCGACCAGCGCGGACCAGCTCGATCGCCTGGCGCGCGCCGAGATCTTCCAGCACACGGACAAGCGGCCGTTCCGGCTCGACGCGCAGCCGCAGTTCTATCTCGCGAAGACCCCGTGGCGCTCCGTTCCCATGACCCGGGCGCAGCGCACGCGGATCAACCTCGAGGTGGCGTATGGGCGGGACCCGTCGCGGTACCTGAGCCCTCGCCAGCTCCAGGGGTTGGACGGCTCCGTCGCGGACGCCGACCGTGACCCCGTCGGCTATCGGCGCGACGAGGCCTTCCGCCTGCGGTAG
- a CDS encoding VOC family protein, with translation MTVRQIQITFDCADPKRVALFWCEALGYVVPPPPPGFADWDAFEASLPPEAHGSAFACVDPNGVGPRLFFQRVPEGKTVKNRVHLDVRAGTGMVGAERLAALEAEGARLEKLGATRLYLQEADGVNESCLTMADVEGNEFCLD, from the coding sequence ATGACCGTCAGGCAGATCCAGATCACCTTCGATTGTGCGGACCCGAAGCGCGTCGCGCTGTTCTGGTGCGAGGCGCTCGGCTACGTCGTGCCGCCGCCCCCGCCGGGATTCGCCGATTGGGACGCCTTCGAGGCGTCGCTGCCGCCCGAGGCGCACGGATCGGCGTTCGCGTGCGTCGACCCGAACGGCGTCGGCCCGCGACTGTTCTTCCAACGCGTCCCGGAGGGCAAGACCGTCAAGAACCGTGTGCACCTGGATGTGCGCGCCGGCACCGGCATGGTGGGCGCCGAGCGCCTGGCGGCGCTGGAGGCCGAGGGCGCCCGACTGGAGAAGCTCGGCGCGACCCGCCTCTACCTGCAGGAGGCGGACGGTGTGAACGAGTCCTGCCTCACCATGGCCGACGTCGAGGGAAACGAGTTCTGCCTCGACTGA
- a CDS encoding nucleotidyltransferase domain-containing protein has protein sequence MVLNVHPEIDDAVRRYLATADRLVPGAVTAAALGGSVALGAYRPGASDIDLIAAVDDAWRGRSDLIRRLRLLHLSQVPRVAGRVARGLGFSATINTSFVWTSEVPDPVTTIQPIASHVGEIFDARGAFDVNPAVWSELAAGGVTVRGPALEQWNLDPEPARLVDWTRGNLRDYWLPLADRTARGRRPLTQSRVAWCLTGPARMHVTTTTGTVVSKADGARRARQSFPEHAPILGVALAHVAGAATPTAPPPDQWRALTVAAMREIIDAA, from the coding sequence GTGGTCCTGAACGTGCATCCCGAGATCGACGACGCCGTGCGCCGGTACCTCGCCACCGCCGACCGCCTCGTCCCCGGCGCGGTGACCGCCGCCGCGCTCGGCGGCTCCGTCGCGCTCGGCGCGTACCGCCCGGGTGCGAGCGACATCGACCTGATCGCCGCGGTCGACGACGCGTGGCGCGGCCGTTCCGACCTGATCCGCCGGCTGCGGCTGCTGCACCTGTCGCAGGTCCCGCGCGTGGCCGGCCGGGTCGCGCGCGGCCTCGGGTTCAGCGCCACCATCAACACGTCCTTCGTCTGGACCTCGGAGGTGCCCGATCCGGTGACGACGATCCAGCCGATCGCCTCGCACGTCGGCGAGATCTTCGACGCCCGTGGCGCTTTCGACGTCAACCCCGCGGTGTGGTCCGAGCTCGCCGCCGGTGGCGTCACGGTGCGCGGCCCGGCGCTCGAACAGTGGAACCTCGATCCCGAGCCCGCACGGTTGGTCGACTGGACCCGCGGGAATCTGCGCGACTACTGGCTACCGCTGGCGGACCGGACGGCGCGCGGTCGGCGGCCACTGACGCAAAGCCGAGTGGCCTGGTGCCTGACCGGCCCGGCGCGGATGCACGTCACGACCACGACCGGCACCGTCGTCAGTAAGGCCGACGGTGCGCGCCGGGCCCGGCAGAGCTTCCCCGAGCACGCGCCGATCCTCGGGGTCGCGCTCGCGCACGTCGCCGGGGCGGCGACGCCCACGGCCCCGCCGCCGGATCAGTGGCGAGCGCTCACCGTCGCGGCGATGCGGGAGATCATCGACGCGGCGTGA
- a CDS encoding peroxiredoxin family protein — protein MSTDERRRAPELRVDEWIGPDGQPLERPVRLGDLGDGYKIIFCFQHWCPGCHSHGFPTLRYLYDRLAGTGVGIAVIQTVFEGAEENTSDKLRIDQEKYGLAVPFGQDVPPEGQDLPTFMHDYRTGGTPWFTVINPAGEIVFADFQLDPDALLHVLGVTEHMQHDH, from the coding sequence ATGAGCACTGACGAGCGGCGGAGAGCGCCGGAGCTGCGGGTCGACGAGTGGATCGGTCCCGACGGGCAGCCGCTCGAACGCCCGGTGCGCCTCGGGGACCTGGGCGACGGGTACAAGATCATCTTCTGTTTCCAGCACTGGTGCCCGGGGTGCCACTCGCACGGCTTCCCGACGCTGCGCTACCTGTACGACCGGCTCGCCGGCACGGGCGTCGGTATCGCCGTGATCCAGACGGTCTTCGAGGGCGCCGAGGAGAACACGTCGGACAAGCTGCGGATCGATCAGGAGAAGTACGGCCTGGCGGTCCCGTTCGGGCAGGACGTCCCGCCGGAGGGCCAGGATCTGCCGACCTTCATGCACGACTACCGGACCGGGGGAACCCCGTGGTTCACGGTCATCAACCCGGCCGGCGAGATCGTCTTCGCCGACTTCCAACTCGATCCCGACGCGCTGCTGCATGTACTCGGGGTCACCGAGCACATGCAGCACGACCACTGA
- a CDS encoding YdeI/OmpD-associated family protein: protein MALHVRTTLEPVGPATAIELTDAQVEELGGGKRAAVRVTIGDRTARLRLAGMGGGNLIGLSKAARKDLGVEIGDTVEALVELDEAERTVELPGALAAALETAGLRSAFDALSYTRRKEAARGVAEAKREETRERRIDAVIDGLR from the coding sequence ATGGCACTGCACGTACGAACCACGTTGGAGCCGGTGGGTCCGGCCACGGCCATCGAGTTGACCGATGCCCAGGTCGAGGAGCTCGGCGGTGGGAAGCGCGCAGCCGTGCGCGTCACCATCGGCGATCGCACTGCGCGACTTCGGCTGGCGGGCATGGGCGGGGGCAACCTGATCGGCCTGTCCAAGGCCGCTCGCAAGGACCTCGGAGTCGAGATCGGCGACACCGTCGAGGCGCTCGTCGAGCTCGATGAGGCCGAGCGCACCGTCGAGCTGCCCGGCGCTCTCGCCGCTGCGCTGGAGACGGCGGGCCTGCGCTCCGCGTTCGACGCGCTCAGCTACACGCGTCGCAAGGAGGCGGCGCGCGGCGTCGCGGAGGCCAAACGCGAGGAGACGCGCGAGCGGCGGATCGACGCGGTGATCGACGGGCTCCGGTAG
- the ychF gene encoding redox-regulated ATPase YchF, which produces MSLTLGIVGLPNVGKSTLFNALTNSEVEAANYPFATIEPNVGVVNLPDPRLNRLAEIFGSERILPATVSFVDIAGIVKGASEGEGMGNQFLSNIREADAICQVVRVFSDEDVVHVAGKVDPLADIETVATELILADLQTIEKALPRLEKDARKNKELVETLEATKAAQLVLEDGKTLFSAGFDTAPIRELHLMTAKPFLYVFNADEGVLTDPARREELAAAVAPADSVFLDAKIESELLELDPEDQAEMLESIGQDEPGLDSLARAGFHTLGLQTYLTAGPKESRAWTIRKGDTAPKAAGVIHTDFEKGFIKAEIVSFADLDANGTMAAAKAAGKVRMEGKDYVMSDGDVVEFRFNV; this is translated from the coding sequence GTGAGCCTTACCCTCGGAATCGTCGGACTGCCCAACGTCGGCAAGTCCACCCTGTTCAACGCCCTCACCAACAGTGAGGTGGAGGCGGCGAACTACCCGTTCGCCACCATCGAGCCGAACGTCGGCGTGGTCAACCTGCCGGACCCGCGCCTGAACCGTCTCGCCGAGATCTTCGGCTCGGAGCGCATCCTCCCCGCGACGGTGTCCTTCGTCGACATCGCCGGCATCGTCAAGGGCGCGTCCGAGGGCGAGGGCATGGGCAACCAGTTCCTCTCCAACATCCGCGAGGCCGACGCGATCTGCCAGGTGGTGCGCGTCTTCTCCGACGAGGACGTCGTGCACGTGGCCGGCAAGGTCGACCCGCTCGCCGACATCGAGACCGTCGCCACCGAGCTGATCCTCGCCGACCTGCAGACCATCGAGAAGGCCCTGCCCCGGCTCGAGAAGGACGCGCGCAAGAACAAGGAGCTGGTCGAGACCCTCGAGGCCACCAAGGCCGCGCAGCTCGTGCTCGAGGACGGCAAGACGCTGTTCTCCGCCGGTTTCGACACCGCGCCGATCCGTGAACTGCACCTGATGACCGCGAAGCCCTTCCTCTACGTCTTCAACGCCGACGAGGGCGTGCTCACCGACCCCGCGCGGCGGGAGGAGCTGGCCGCCGCCGTCGCGCCCGCCGATTCCGTCTTCCTCGACGCCAAGATCGAGTCCGAGCTGCTCGAGCTCGACCCCGAGGACCAGGCCGAGATGCTCGAGTCCATCGGACAGGACGAGCCGGGCCTGGATTCGCTCGCCCGCGCCGGCTTCCACACCCTGGGCCTGCAGACCTACCTCACCGCCGGCCCCAAGGAGTCGCGCGCCTGGACGATCCGCAAGGGCGACACCGCCCCCAAGGCCGCCGGCGTGATCCACACCGACTTCGAGAAGGGCTTCATCAAGGCCGAGATCGTCTCCTTCGCCGACCTCGACGCCAACGGCACCATGGCCGCCGCCAAGGCCGCGGGCAAGGTCCGCATGGAGGGCAAGGACTACGTCATGTCCGACGGTGACGTGGTGGAGTTCCGCTTCAACGTCTAG
- a CDS encoding SanA/YdcF family protein, with protein sequence MFTVLRRLFGIAVVVVVIIVAASSAWVQWESRSRIAPDAARQWVIVLGDRVHDGEPSVYLRERLDTALTVLREKRAERVLVSGHAASTKGDEVAAMRAYLIERGVDPATITDDRFGVTTYNTCARATTVFGIDEAILVTQDFHLRRAVALCRSEGIDAVGVEAGSDAGVYLTVRNWVREIGLSRPKAALDALRDPGPGTRDR encoded by the coding sequence GTGTTCACTGTTCTGCGCCGACTCTTCGGCATCGCCGTTGTCGTCGTCGTGATCATCGTGGCGGCGTCGAGCGCGTGGGTGCAGTGGGAGAGTCGCTCCCGCATCGCACCCGACGCCGCTCGGCAGTGGGTGATCGTGCTCGGGGATCGGGTGCACGACGGTGAGCCGTCGGTATATCTGCGCGAGCGGCTCGACACCGCGCTCACCGTGCTGCGGGAGAAGCGCGCCGAGCGCGTCCTGGTCTCCGGGCACGCCGCGTCCACCAAGGGCGACGAGGTCGCGGCGATGCGCGCGTATCTGATCGAGCGGGGCGTGGATCCGGCGACGATCACCGACGACCGCTTCGGCGTCACGACCTACAACACCTGCGCCCGCGCCACGACGGTGTTCGGCATCGACGAAGCGATCCTCGTGACGCAGGACTTCCACCTGCGCCGCGCGGTCGCGTTGTGTCGTTCCGAGGGCATCGACGCGGTCGGCGTCGAAGCCGGCTCGGATGCCGGCGTCTATCTCACTGTCCGCAACTGGGTCCGTGAGATCGGACTGTCGCGCCCGAAGGCCGCGCTCGACGCGCTCCGCGACCCCGGCCCGGGCACGCGCGACCGATGA